In Rubrobacter naiadicus, the following are encoded in one genomic region:
- a CDS encoding SDR family NAD(P)-dependent oxidoreductase, with protein MMQGMRRLEGKRVVVTGAGSGIGRAIALRMASEGARVVLADVDEEAARKVAAEIEGETLVHRVDVRRADEVEALVGRVVEEWGGLDVMVNNAGVGVAATAPDTTEEDYDRMMDVCVRGTFLGMKYAIPAIRDSGGGSVINMSSIAALVGLTDRAVYCAAKGAILSMTRACAMDHIGEGVRVNCIAPGTVDTPWVARITAGYDDPEEARARMRARQPHGRLVRPDEIAAMAAYLASDEAESVVGACMVVDGGVTAR; from the coding sequence ATGATGCAGGGGATGAGGCGACTCGAGGGGAAGCGGGTCGTGGTGACCGGGGCCGGGAGCGGTATCGGGCGGGCGATAGCGCTCAGGATGGCTTCGGAGGGGGCGAGGGTGGTTCTGGCGGACGTGGACGAGGAGGCCGCGCGGAAGGTGGCGGCGGAGATCGAGGGCGAGACGCTGGTGCATCGGGTGGACGTGAGGCGGGCCGATGAGGTGGAGGCGCTCGTCGGGCGGGTCGTCGAGGAGTGGGGCGGGCTCGACGTGATGGTCAACAACGCCGGGGTGGGGGTGGCGGCGACCGCTCCCGATACGACCGAGGAGGACTACGACCGGATGATGGACGTGTGCGTGCGGGGGACCTTCCTCGGGATGAAGTATGCCATCCCCGCCATCCGGGATTCCGGGGGTGGGTCGGTCATAAACATGTCTTCCATCGCGGCGCTGGTGGGGCTCACCGACCGGGCGGTCTACTGCGCGGCGAAGGGTGCGATCCTCTCGATGACCCGGGCCTGCGCGATGGACCACATCGGGGAGGGGGTGAGGGTCAACTGCATCGCGCCCGGGACGGTGGACACGCCGTGGGTCGCCAGGATCACGGCCGGCTACGACGACCCGGAGGAGGCGCGCGCCAGGATGCGGGCGCGTCAGCCGCACGGGCGGCTCGTCAGGCCGGACGAGATCGCCGCGATGGCCGCCTACCTGGCCTCCGATGAGGCCGAGTCGGTCGTCGGAGCGTGCATGGTGGTGGATGGGGGTGTCACGGCCCGCTAG